Proteins from one Streptomyces sp. NBC_00289 genomic window:
- a CDS encoding polysaccharide deacetylase family protein, with the protein MVRVTTTDRRTALRTGAALLAGSTLAGCSTAGAVAHPARTSPATPTAPPPASAPAPRAFPGQPAQVTHGPRAHPRVALTFHGHGDPAIARALLGEAERQGARVTVLAVGTWLDEHPGLARRILDGGHDLGNHTQRHLGINTMSEAEARAEITGCAERLRGLTGSIGTWFRPSRAARASPLVERLARDAGYPHVLSYDVDSLDFTSPGAPAVTRTVLGEIRNGSVVSLHFGYPDTVAALPAVLEELDRRGLRAVTTTELLS; encoded by the coding sequence ATGGTGCGGGTGACCACGACCGACCGCCGTACGGCGCTGCGCACGGGTGCCGCACTCCTCGCCGGAAGCACGCTCGCCGGATGCTCCACCGCCGGCGCCGTCGCGCACCCCGCCCGCACGTCCCCCGCGACCCCGACCGCACCCCCACCGGCCTCCGCCCCCGCCCCCCGCGCCTTCCCCGGTCAACCGGCCCAAGTCACCCACGGCCCCCGCGCCCACCCCCGCGTCGCCCTCACCTTCCACGGACACGGCGATCCGGCCATCGCCCGCGCCCTCCTCGGCGAGGCCGAACGGCAGGGCGCCCGCGTCACCGTCCTCGCCGTCGGCACCTGGCTCGACGAACACCCCGGCCTGGCCCGCCGCATCCTCGACGGCGGCCATGACCTCGGCAACCACACCCAGCGCCACCTGGGCATCAACACCATGTCCGAGGCCGAGGCCCGTGCGGAGATCACCGGTTGCGCCGAGCGGCTGCGCGGACTCACCGGGTCCATCGGCACCTGGTTCCGCCCCTCCCGCGCCGCCCGCGCCTCCCCGCTCGTCGAACGCCTCGCCCGCGACGCGGGCTACCCCCACGTCCTGTCGTACGACGTCGACTCCCTCGACTTCACTTCGCCCGGCGCCCCCGCCGTCACCCGTACCGTCCTCGGCGAGATCCGCAACGGATCCGTGGTGAGCCTGCACTTCGGCTACCCCGACACGGTCGCCGCGCTGCCCGCCGTACTCGAAGAGCTCGACCGCCGCGGACTGCGCGCGGTCACCACCACGGAGCTGCTCAGCTGA
- a CDS encoding ATP-binding protein, giving the protein MAGLEGIEQPRGHSRAAAARWSPAVEDEHALKALELFGNPTEAEVPLPSRPESAATARRLAQVVVLRQWGLTPKMTEDAVLLVSELVGNAVRHTGARVFGLRMRRRRGWIRVEVRDPSRGLPCLMPVQETDISGRGLFLVDKLSDRWGVDLLPRGKTTWFEMRVADR; this is encoded by the coding sequence ATGGCGGGGCTGGAGGGCATCGAACAGCCGCGGGGACACAGCCGTGCGGCCGCGGCGCGCTGGTCGCCTGCGGTCGAGGACGAACACGCGCTGAAAGCACTCGAGTTGTTCGGCAATCCCACCGAGGCCGAGGTTCCGCTGCCGTCCCGCCCCGAGTCCGCGGCCACGGCCCGCCGACTGGCCCAGGTGGTGGTCCTGCGTCAGTGGGGACTCACCCCGAAGATGACGGAAGACGCCGTCTTACTGGTCTCCGAACTGGTCGGCAACGCCGTACGGCACACCGGCGCCCGCGTCTTCGGTCTCCGTATGCGCCGCCGCCGCGGCTGGATCCGCGTCGAGGTCCGCGACCCCTCCCGGGGCCTGCCCTGTCTGATGCCGGTCCAGGAGACGGACATCAGCGGGCGCGGACTGTTCCTCGTCGACAAGCTGTCCGACCGCTGGGGCGTCGACCTGCTGCCACGGGGCAAGACCACCTGGTTCGAGATGAGGGTGGCCGACCGCTAG
- a CDS encoding enoyl-CoA hydratase/isomerase family protein: protein MTVNLEVAEGVGTLRLDRPPMNALDVATQDRLKELAEEATRREDVRAVVIYGGEKVFAAGADIKEMQAMDHTAMILRAKALQDSFTAVARIPKPVVAAVTGYALGGGCELALCADFRIAADNAKLGQPEILLGLIPGAGGTQRLSRLIGPSKAKDLIFTGRMVKADEAHTLGLVDRVVPAADVYTEAHAWAARLAQGPAIALRAAKESIDTGLETDIETGLAVERNWFAGLFATEDRERGMRSFVDEGPGKAKFL, encoded by the coding sequence ATGACCGTGAATCTCGAAGTAGCCGAGGGCGTCGGCACCCTGCGCCTCGACCGCCCGCCGATGAACGCGCTGGACGTCGCCACCCAGGACCGGCTCAAGGAGCTCGCCGAGGAGGCCACCCGGCGCGAGGACGTGCGCGCCGTGGTGATCTACGGCGGCGAGAAGGTGTTCGCGGCGGGCGCGGACATCAAGGAGATGCAGGCCATGGACCACACCGCGATGATCCTGCGGGCGAAGGCCCTGCAGGACTCGTTCACGGCGGTGGCCCGCATCCCCAAGCCGGTGGTGGCCGCCGTCACCGGCTACGCGCTGGGCGGCGGCTGCGAGCTCGCCCTGTGCGCGGACTTCCGGATCGCCGCCGACAACGCCAAGCTGGGCCAGCCGGAGATCCTGCTCGGCCTCATCCCGGGCGCCGGCGGCACGCAGCGCCTCTCCCGGCTGATCGGTCCCTCGAAGGCGAAGGACCTGATCTTCACCGGCCGGATGGTGAAGGCGGACGAGGCCCACACGCTGGGCCTGGTGGACCGGGTGGTCCCGGCCGCCGACGTCTACACGGAGGCCCACGCCTGGGCGGCCAGGCTGGCGCAGGGCCCGGCGATCGCGCTCCGGGCGGCGAAGGAGTCGATCGACACCGGCCTGGAGACGGACATCGAGACGGGCCTGGCCGTCGAACGCAACTGGTTCGCGGGCCTGTTCGCGACGGAGGACCGTGAGCGCGGGATGCGCAGCTTCGTGGATGAGGGCCCCGGCAAGGCGAAATTCCTCTGA
- a CDS encoding Ig-like domain-containing protein, translating into MNVRPISGASVDARGRGRKKLLAPVVGVLLLAVTACGGGGGSDSGAGGATEQGSSTTQSKQSEAVVSIAPKDGAKSVDTSGALKVGATKGKLTQVEVKDAKGGKIAGKISGDGAGWTPATHLAASTTYTVHAIAKDSAGRTAAEDSSFTTLTPQNTFIGNFTPEDGSKVGVGMPFSIRFTRGITSPEDVEKAITIRTVPAVDVQGHWFGNDRLDFRPEKYWKEGTKVTVDLALDGVEGRDGVYGKQSKTVSFTIGRDQVSIVDAKKHTMKVTQDGKVVKTVPVTTGKPGYETWNGQMVISEKLRVTRMNGETVGYGGEYDIKDVPDAMRLTTSGTFIHGNYWGGDAFGNYNASHGCVGLQDVRGGSDRGLPAGWFFDHSMVGDVVEVKNSEDQTVAPDNGLNGWNMSWDKWTA; encoded by the coding sequence TTGAACGTGCGACCGATATCGGGGGCGTCGGTTGACGCACGCGGGCGTGGCCGCAAGAAGCTGTTGGCACCGGTGGTCGGAGTGCTGCTTCTTGCGGTGACGGCGTGCGGAGGGGGTGGCGGCTCGGACTCGGGGGCCGGCGGCGCGACGGAGCAGGGCTCGTCCACCACGCAGAGCAAGCAGTCGGAGGCCGTCGTCTCCATCGCGCCCAAGGACGGTGCGAAGTCCGTCGACACCAGTGGCGCCCTGAAGGTGGGCGCCACCAAGGGCAAGCTGACCCAGGTCGAGGTCAAGGACGCCAAGGGCGGGAAGATAGCCGGGAAGATATCCGGCGACGGTGCCGGCTGGACACCGGCCACGCACCTGGCCGCCTCCACCACCTACACGGTGCACGCGATCGCCAAGGACTCGGCGGGCCGTACGGCCGCCGAGGACTCCAGCTTCACCACGCTGACGCCGCAGAACACCTTCATCGGCAACTTCACTCCCGAGGACGGCTCGAAGGTCGGCGTCGGCATGCCGTTCTCGATCCGCTTCACCCGGGGCATCACCAGCCCCGAGGACGTCGAGAAGGCCATCACGATCAGGACCGTGCCCGCCGTCGACGTCCAAGGCCACTGGTTCGGCAACGACCGCCTCGACTTCCGTCCGGAGAAGTACTGGAAGGAAGGCACCAAGGTCACCGTCGACCTCGCGCTCGACGGTGTCGAGGGCCGCGACGGCGTCTACGGCAAGCAGTCCAAGACCGTCTCCTTCACCATCGGCCGCGACCAGGTCTCGATCGTGGACGCCAAGAAGCACACGATGAAGGTCACCCAGGACGGCAAGGTCGTCAAGACCGTTCCGGTCACCACCGGCAAGCCCGGCTACGAGACCTGGAACGGCCAGATGGTCATCAGCGAGAAGCTCCGGGTGACCCGGATGAACGGCGAGACGGTCGGCTACGGCGGCGAGTACGACATCAAGGACGTGCCGGACGCGATGCGCCTGACCACCTCCGGCACCTTCATCCACGGCAACTACTGGGGCGGCGACGCCTTCGGCAACTACAACGCCAGCCACGGCTGCGTCGGCCTGCAGGACGTGCGCGGCGGCTCCGACCGCGGGCTTCCCGCGGGCTGGTTCTTCGACCACTCGATGGTCGGCGACGTGGTCGAGGTCAAGAACTCCGAGGATCAGACCGTCGCCCCGGACAACGGGCTCAACGGCTGGAACATGTCGTGGGACAAGTGGACGGCCTGA